The Streptomyces aurantiacus genome includes a region encoding these proteins:
- a CDS encoding carbohydrate ABC transporter permease translates to MAISTSTPSDGAPGAAPPTGTGTGGERQRRSTLLHRLDVRGAPYAFVAPFFVVFAAFSFYPLVYTSWISLHRVELSTLSLMEWVGFDNYTALWDDDRFWNALLNTITIGVLSTVPQLLMALGLAHLLNYRLRGSTFFRVAALTPYATSVGAAALVFTMLFERDFGMINWMLSLVGVENVDWENNKWAAQTAISTIVIWRWTGYNALLYLAAMQAIPRDRYEAAAIDGASRWQQFLKVTVPGIRSTIVFTIVLSTIGATQLFGEPLIFGQGPNGITGGADNQYQTLGLLLYEEGWKNYQMGRAATVAWAMFLLLIAVFVVQRIVKRVAARKA, encoded by the coding sequence GTGGCCATCTCCACCTCGACACCCTCAGACGGTGCGCCCGGCGCCGCCCCGCCGACCGGAACCGGCACGGGCGGGGAACGTCAGCGCCGCAGTACGCTGCTGCACCGCCTCGACGTACGGGGTGCCCCGTACGCCTTCGTCGCCCCGTTCTTCGTCGTCTTCGCGGCCTTCAGCTTCTACCCGCTCGTCTACACCTCGTGGATCTCCCTGCACCGCGTCGAACTGTCGACCCTGAGCCTCATGGAGTGGGTCGGCTTCGACAACTACACGGCCCTGTGGGACGACGACCGCTTCTGGAACGCGCTGCTCAACACGATCACCATCGGCGTCCTGTCGACCGTGCCGCAACTGCTGATGGCGCTCGGGCTGGCTCATCTCCTCAACTACCGGCTGCGTGGCTCGACGTTCTTCCGCGTGGCCGCCCTGACGCCCTACGCCACATCGGTGGGTGCCGCGGCCCTCGTGTTCACGATGCTCTTCGAGCGCGACTTCGGAATGATCAACTGGATGCTGAGCCTTGTCGGCGTCGAGAACGTCGACTGGGAGAACAACAAGTGGGCCGCGCAGACGGCCATCTCGACGATCGTCATCTGGCGCTGGACCGGCTACAACGCGCTGCTCTACCTCGCCGCGATGCAGGCGATCCCGCGCGACCGCTACGAGGCCGCGGCCATCGACGGCGCCTCGCGATGGCAGCAGTTCCTCAAGGTCACCGTCCCCGGCATCCGGTCCACCATCGTGTTCACCATCGTCCTGTCCACGATCGGCGCCACCCAGCTCTTCGGTGAGCCCCTGATCTTCGGTCAGGGCCCGAACGGCATCACCGGGGGAGCGGACAACCAGTACCAGACGCTGGGACTTCTGCTGTACGAGGAGGGCTGGAAGAACTACCAGATGGGCCGGGCCGCCACCGTCGCCTGGGCGATGTTCCTGCTGCTCATTGCCGTGTTCGTCGTCCAACGAATCGTCAAGCGCGTCGCGGCGCGCAAGGCCTGA
- a CDS encoding dihydrofolate reductase family protein, translating to MSKVVLDVSMSLDGFTAGPNVGEKEPMGAGGEGLHEWMSGDGPDGAVDVAVREAVDARVGAVVIGRRTFDLGLGLWGGTPWPGVPSFVVTHRTREDLLGDNGGTFAFDGLEAAARRAKEAAGDKDVLVLGADVARQLLGAGLIDEVSVHLVPLLLGQGTPLFAGERAELIPQGKPVTGSVTHLRYRVANR from the coding sequence ATGAGCAAAGTAGTGCTGGACGTGTCGATGTCCCTGGACGGGTTCACGGCAGGACCGAACGTCGGTGAGAAGGAGCCCATGGGCGCCGGCGGCGAAGGACTGCACGAATGGATGTCCGGGGACGGGCCGGACGGCGCGGTCGACGTCGCCGTCCGTGAGGCAGTGGACGCGAGGGTCGGGGCCGTCGTCATCGGGCGGCGCACGTTCGACCTCGGCCTGGGGCTATGGGGCGGCACGCCATGGCCTGGCGTCCCGAGCTTCGTGGTCACGCACCGGACCAGGGAGGACCTGCTCGGCGACAACGGAGGGACGTTCGCCTTCGACGGTCTGGAGGCCGCGGCCAGGCGTGCCAAGGAGGCCGCGGGGGACAAGGACGTCCTGGTGCTGGGCGCAGACGTAGCCCGCCAGTTGCTCGGGGCGGGCCTGATCGACGAGGTGAGCGTGCACCTCGTCCCCCTGCTGCTGGGGCAGGGCACGCCGCTGTTCGCCGGGGAGCGGGCCGAACTGATCCCGCAGGGAAAGCCTGTCACGGGGTCCGTGACCCACCTGCGCTACCGCGTCGCGAATCGCTGA
- a CDS encoding carbohydrate ABC transporter permease, whose amino-acid sequence MTTDSIPVQAADARPDTARKIRKSAPPGGQGRRLFRYPGAGRQHHAGPLAYILLGIAALFSLFPLYWTMVAASSDNTRVTQTPPPFLPGPHLLDNLGKAWQDAALGKAMLNSLIVAGVIALSTVLFATLAGFAFAKLRFKGRNILLMLVIGTMMVPPQLGVVPLFMMMTELGWGQKLPAVIFPTLVSAVGVFFMRQYLMEALPDELVEAGRVDGAHSLRIFWSIVLPIARPPMAVLFMITFVHAWNDFFWPFIVLDMTNPTVPVALTQLSAGYVRDQSLIMAGALLGTLPLLAMFIVFGRQIVGGIMQGAVKG is encoded by the coding sequence ATGACCACAGACAGCATCCCGGTCCAGGCGGCCGACGCACGCCCCGACACCGCACGCAAGATCCGCAAGAGCGCCCCGCCCGGCGGACAGGGCCGACGACTGTTCCGGTACCCGGGTGCCGGACGCCAGCATCACGCGGGTCCCCTCGCCTACATCCTGCTCGGAATCGCGGCGCTGTTCTCCCTCTTCCCGCTCTACTGGACGATGGTCGCGGCGTCGAGTGACAACACGCGCGTCACCCAGACGCCTCCGCCGTTCCTGCCCGGACCCCACCTTCTGGACAACCTCGGCAAGGCCTGGCAGGACGCCGCACTGGGCAAGGCCATGCTCAACAGCCTGATCGTGGCCGGTGTGATCGCCCTGTCCACGGTGCTCTTCGCCACTCTCGCCGGCTTCGCGTTCGCCAAACTGCGCTTCAAGGGCCGCAACATCCTGCTGATGCTCGTCATCGGCACGATGATGGTGCCGCCGCAACTCGGCGTCGTACCACTGTTCATGATGATGACCGAGCTGGGCTGGGGGCAGAAGCTGCCCGCCGTCATCTTCCCCACGCTCGTCAGCGCCGTAGGTGTCTTCTTCATGCGGCAGTACCTGATGGAGGCGCTGCCCGACGAACTCGTCGAGGCCGGGAGGGTGGACGGCGCGCACTCCCTGCGCATCTTCTGGAGCATCGTGCTGCCGATCGCCCGGCCGCCCATGGCCGTCCTGTTCATGATCACGTTCGTGCACGCCTGGAACGACTTCTTCTGGCCGTTCATCGTCCTCGACATGACCAATCCGACGGTCCCCGTCGCGCTCACGCAGCTGAGCGCGGGATACGTGCGCGACCAGTCGCTGATCATGGCGGGCGCCCTGCTCGGCACGCTGCCCCTGCTGGCCATGTTCATCGTGTTCGGCCGCCAGATCGTCGGGGGAATCATGCAGGGAGCGGTCAAGGGATGA
- a CDS encoding endonuclease/exonuclease/phosphatase family protein: MVLGSGTRLFAGAMAVAFMLLVGPSAPSGALFVRSLPVGAVNEVVPNRVMTWNICNPCDENNVNRASEIATYAPQVIGMQEACVRDVERIREHLENLYGLVYHVEYGMVLNDWGRCGGVPWSPGAFGQAILSAAPMTDRVHVEYPDGGSEDRGYMAVTTMVGGQSVRVFNTHLAQRRQEAVREKQIGVLAKAFARHERAIALGDFNAVPEAPELSRVWALAEDTDPQCRPAPIGTCEPTTDWNSKFDYVFLRGIAPIEHRVRPTPYSDHHALYTDVDPA; this comes from the coding sequence ATGGTGCTCGGAAGCGGCACGCGGTTGTTCGCGGGCGCCATGGCCGTGGCATTCATGCTGCTGGTCGGCCCCAGTGCACCGAGCGGTGCCCTCTTCGTCAGGTCCCTGCCCGTGGGTGCGGTCAACGAGGTCGTACCGAACCGGGTCATGACGTGGAACATCTGCAATCCCTGCGACGAGAACAACGTCAACCGGGCGTCGGAGATCGCCACGTACGCGCCGCAGGTCATCGGGATGCAGGAGGCGTGCGTGCGTGACGTCGAGAGGATCCGCGAGCATCTCGAGAACCTCTACGGGCTGGTGTACCACGTCGAGTACGGGATGGTGCTCAACGACTGGGGCCGTTGCGGCGGAGTGCCGTGGAGCCCGGGAGCCTTCGGCCAGGCGATCCTCTCGGCGGCACCGATGACGGACCGCGTCCACGTGGAATACCCCGACGGCGGATCCGAGGACCGTGGGTACATGGCAGTCACCACCATGGTGGGCGGCCAGTCGGTCCGGGTCTTCAACACGCACCTCGCCCAGCGACGCCAGGAAGCGGTCCGGGAGAAGCAGATCGGCGTACTCGCCAAAGCATTCGCCCGGCACGAACGCGCCATCGCCCTCGGCGACTTCAACGCCGTGCCGGAGGCTCCCGAGCTCAGCCGAGTATGGGCACTGGCCGAGGACACGGATCCCCAGTGCCGTCCCGCTCCCATCGGCACCTGCGAGCCGACCACCGACTGGAACAGCAAGTTCGACTACGTCTTCCTACGAGGCATCGCCCCGATCGAGCACAGGGTGCGGCCCACTCCGTACTCGGACCACCACGCGCTCTACACCGACGTGGACCCGGCTTGA
- a CDS encoding GH1 family beta-glucosidase, with protein sequence MTTVTRRVAPAPQSTTGIRFPQGFTWGTATAAYQIEGAASVDGRTPSIWDTYSRTPGRVRNGDTGDVATDHYHRWREDVAIMADLGVSAYRFSLSWPRVQPTGRGPAVEKGLDFYRALTDALLEKGIEPVVTLYHWDLPQELEDAGGWPERVTTDRFADYATLAARALGDRVKTWTTLNEPWCSAFLGYGSGVHAPGRTDPVAALRAAHHLNLAHGKAVQALRAELPSRARASITLNIHHVRALTDSAADLDAARRIDALANRVFTGPVLEGQYPQDLLQDTAGLTDWSFVRDGDTATIHQPLDFLGVNYYTPTLVSAATGEAGHGSDGHGMSEHSPWPGADQVAFHRPPGTTTAMGWAVDPTGLYDLLMRLKADHPAMPLMITENGAAFDDYVNPEGEVADPDRIAYLHGHLAAVQRAIVAGVDVRGYFLWSLLDNFEWGYGYSKRFGAVYVDYPTGKRIPKASARWYADVARTGSLPDRDGMNS encoded by the coding sequence GTGACCACCGTTACCCGACGTGTCGCGCCCGCCCCGCAGAGCACCACCGGCATCAGGTTCCCGCAGGGATTCACCTGGGGCACGGCGACCGCCGCGTACCAGATCGAGGGCGCCGCCTCCGTGGACGGACGCACCCCTTCGATCTGGGACACCTACTCGCGCACGCCCGGCAGGGTGCGCAACGGCGACACCGGTGACGTTGCCACCGACCACTACCACCGCTGGCGCGAGGACGTCGCGATCATGGCCGACCTCGGCGTGAGCGCCTATCGGTTCTCACTGTCGTGGCCGCGGGTGCAGCCGACGGGCCGCGGCCCGGCCGTCGAGAAGGGACTCGACTTCTACCGTGCCCTGACCGACGCCCTGCTGGAGAAGGGCATCGAGCCGGTCGTCACGCTCTATCACTGGGACCTGCCGCAGGAGTTGGAGGACGCGGGCGGCTGGCCGGAGCGTGTCACCACCGACCGGTTCGCCGACTACGCGACCCTCGCGGCCCGTGCGCTGGGCGACCGGGTGAAGACCTGGACCACCCTCAACGAGCCCTGGTGCAGCGCCTTCCTCGGATACGGATCGGGCGTCCACGCGCCCGGGCGTACCGACCCCGTCGCGGCCCTGCGCGCCGCTCACCACCTCAACCTCGCCCACGGCAAGGCCGTCCAGGCGCTGCGCGCCGAACTGCCGTCCCGCGCGCGGGCGTCCATCACGCTCAACATCCACCATGTCCGTGCGCTGACCGACAGCGCCGCCGACCTCGACGCGGCCCGCCGGATCGACGCGCTGGCCAACCGCGTCTTCACCGGTCCTGTGCTGGAAGGCCAGTACCCGCAGGATCTCCTCCAGGACACGGCCGGCCTGACCGACTGGTCCTTCGTGCGGGACGGAGACACCGCCACGATCCACCAGCCGCTGGACTTCCTGGGCGTCAACTACTACACGCCCACTCTCGTCTCCGCCGCCACCGGTGAGGCCGGCCACGGCTCCGACGGTCACGGGATGAGCGAGCACAGTCCCTGGCCGGGCGCCGACCAGGTCGCCTTCCACCGCCCTCCGGGCACCACGACGGCGATGGGCTGGGCCGTCGACCCGACCGGCTTGTACGACCTGCTGATGCGGCTCAAGGCGGACCACCCGGCGATGCCTTTGATGATCACCGAGAACGGGGCCGCGTTCGACGACTACGTCAATCCGGAGGGCGAGGTGGCCGACCCCGACCGCATCGCCTACCTGCACGGTCACCTGGCGGCCGTGCAGCGGGCGATCGTCGCGGGTGTCGACGTGCGGGGCTACTTCCTGTGGTCCCTGCTGGACAACTTCGAGTGGGGCTACGGCTACAGCAAGCGTTTCGGTGCCGTCTACGTCGACTACCCCACCGGTAAGCGCATCCCGAAGGCCAGCGCGCGGTGGTACGCCGACGTGGCCCGCACCGGTTCGTTGCCGGACAGGGACGGCATGAACAGTTGA
- a CDS encoding LacI family DNA-binding transcriptional regulator, with protein MVGRQRPTIKTVAARAGVGRTTVSRVINGSELVSEQARAAVLAAIAELNYVPNSVARGLVTSRTNSVALVIPESESRLGSEPYFSAVIRGVSTALAETRTQLQLVLVRDQAERDQLTESVAERRVDGVLLVSVHEHDPLPGLLEDMGLPTVLAGRRSPAESLSHVHSDNAGGAAAAVGHLLARGRRTVTTISGPLDMDVARSRLQGWREALEKAGHEVTDRLVAQADFTEEGGEAAMRSLLEQVPQLDAVFVASDVMAVGALAELRRQKRSVPGDVAVVGFDDSIIARHSNPPLTSVRQPIEEIGSTIAHILLKEIGDPEESRQHVVLPTELVVRESS; from the coding sequence ATGGTGGGCAGGCAACGCCCGACCATCAAGACCGTGGCCGCGCGCGCCGGCGTCGGACGCACCACGGTTTCACGAGTCATCAACGGCTCGGAGCTCGTCAGCGAGCAGGCCAGGGCCGCGGTGCTCGCCGCCATCGCCGAGCTGAACTACGTACCGAACTCGGTGGCCCGGGGGCTGGTGACGAGCAGGACCAACTCCGTGGCCCTGGTGATCCCCGAGTCGGAGAGCAGGCTGGGCTCCGAGCCCTACTTCTCGGCGGTCATCCGCGGGGTCAGCACAGCCCTCGCGGAAACGAGGACACAGCTCCAACTGGTGCTCGTACGCGACCAGGCGGAGCGGGACCAGCTCACCGAGTCGGTGGCGGAGCGGCGCGTCGACGGAGTCCTCCTGGTCTCGGTGCACGAGCACGATCCGCTGCCGGGACTGCTGGAGGACATGGGCCTGCCCACGGTGCTCGCCGGCCGCCGCTCCCCCGCCGAGTCGCTCAGCCACGTCCACTCAGACAACGCGGGCGGGGCCGCGGCGGCCGTCGGCCACCTGCTCGCACGCGGGCGGCGGACCGTCACCACGATCAGCGGCCCCCTCGACATGGACGTGGCACGAAGCCGGCTCCAGGGCTGGCGGGAGGCCCTCGAGAAGGCAGGACACGAAGTCACCGACCGGCTTGTGGCTCAGGCGGACTTCACCGAGGAGGGTGGCGAGGCCGCCATGCGTTCACTCCTTGAACAAGTTCCCCAGCTCGACGCGGTGTTCGTCGCATCGGACGTCATGGCGGTGGGCGCCCTTGCGGAGTTGCGCAGGCAGAAGCGCAGCGTTCCCGGCGACGTGGCGGTGGTCGGTTTCGACGACTCCATCATCGCCCGGCACAGCAACCCGCCTCTGACGAGCGTACGTCAGCCCATCGAGGAGATCGGCAGCACGATCGCCCACATCCTCCTCAAGGAGATCGGCGATCCCGAGGAGTCGCGCCAGCACGTGGTCCTTCCCACCGAACTCGTGGTGCGCGAATCGTCGTAG
- a CDS encoding WGR domain-containing protein codes for MTSGSASTTYLELSQEDGAAHKFYEVAVDGPVVTVRYGRIGAAGQTQMTTFPTADKARSAAAKKVGEKVRKGYAPAVAGQRAPRAVTRRQVASAPSTARAVAPVLWRFRTGSSAFGIHVDDDRCWVGNQAGDVFTLDHDGGVLARFSLPDGVKCLVADDFWIYAGCDDGRVYDLSSKLPFAAYDVAADVDIFWLDIHEGVLNVSDREGRLTVIDHEDEHQWARRSQGEHAWMVRADDRAVYHGHQRGVSAYAPDGSGELWHTPTRGGVLFGWQEQDAVYAGTAHRVVQRLSKATGTVEATYACDSAVYSCATSPGGRFVFAGDASSSVYCFDRDGTRLWKLGTGGGSALSMQYHDERLYLVTTDGSLVCVDAGETAISAAQQGTIPVARDVKLAEALPTYAPATAATALASVARAPAGAIVVECVSTAGRLRVHVVSEGYEPSWNVQFPRTIREPGARYVVDALHAAAGGFYRVRGDIRRLL; via the coding sequence ATGACCAGTGGGTCCGCGTCGACGACGTATCTGGAGCTGTCGCAGGAGGACGGCGCAGCACACAAGTTCTACGAAGTGGCCGTCGATGGCCCGGTGGTGACAGTGCGGTACGGACGTATCGGTGCCGCCGGTCAGACCCAGATGACGACGTTCCCCACCGCGGACAAGGCCCGGTCCGCGGCGGCGAAGAAGGTGGGGGAGAAGGTCCGCAAGGGATACGCCCCGGCCGTCGCAGGGCAGCGCGCGCCGCGCGCCGTGACCCGGCGTCAGGTGGCTTCGGCCCCTTCCACCGCGCGCGCCGTGGCCCCCGTGCTGTGGCGTTTCCGCACCGGATCGTCGGCGTTCGGTATTCACGTCGACGACGACCGTTGCTGGGTCGGCAATCAGGCGGGCGATGTCTTCACCCTGGACCACGACGGCGGCGTCCTGGCTCGCTTCAGTCTTCCGGACGGTGTGAAGTGCCTGGTCGCGGACGACTTCTGGATCTATGCGGGGTGTGACGACGGCAGGGTCTACGACCTGTCCTCGAAGCTGCCGTTCGCGGCGTACGACGTCGCGGCGGACGTCGACATCTTCTGGCTGGACATCCACGAGGGCGTCCTGAACGTCTCGGACCGCGAGGGCCGGCTGACGGTGATCGACCATGAGGACGAGCACCAGTGGGCCCGCCGCAGCCAGGGCGAGCACGCCTGGATGGTCCGTGCCGACGACCGTGCGGTCTACCACGGCCACCAGCGCGGGGTGAGTGCCTACGCGCCCGACGGAAGCGGCGAGTTGTGGCACACGCCGACCCGCGGCGGCGTCCTGTTCGGCTGGCAGGAACAGGACGCCGTGTACGCGGGGACCGCGCACCGCGTGGTCCAGCGGCTGTCCAAGGCGACCGGCACGGTCGAGGCCACCTACGCCTGTGACAGCGCGGTCTATTCGTGCGCGACCTCGCCCGGTGGCCGGTTCGTCTTCGCCGGGGACGCGTCCTCCTCTGTCTACTGCTTCGACCGGGACGGCACCCGCCTGTGGAAGCTCGGCACGGGGGGCGGTTCGGCGCTGTCGATGCAGTACCACGACGAGCGGCTCTACCTGGTGACCACGGACGGCTCACTGGTGTGCGTGGACGCCGGCGAGACGGCCATCTCGGCCGCGCAGCAGGGCACGATCCCGGTGGCGCGGGACGTCAAGCTCGCCGAGGCCCTGCCCACCTACGCACCGGCGACGGCCGCAACCGCGCTGGCGAGTGTGGCCCGTGCTCCCGCCGGAGCCATCGTCGTCGAGTGCGTCTCCACGGCGGGCCGACTGCGTGTCCACGTGGTGTCCGAGGGATACGAACCCTCCTGGAACGTCCAGTTCCCGCGCACGATACGAGAGCCCGGAGCCCGCTACGTCGTCGACGCCCTGCACGCGGCGGCCGGTGGTTTCTACCGGGTCCGCGGCGACATCCGCCGCCTGCTGTGA
- a CDS encoding NPP1 family protein, whose translation MSQELPTSQARKSTRKSRLGKAALVAVSAGALTVGLTGSSSAGVLTPLPVGTTSFQQTFMPLFDYDSNSCFPAAAIDRDGNLNGGLDDSGPVTGQCRSNHLGKANTYSRVKCNNGWCGIVYTLYFEKDMSCAGCTPTSHRHDWESVVVWVKQGVDFPDYVSVSAHGQYTTKPYYDVERDGKRAKAVYHKEGGSTHSMRFAKAGERAEAWGDGGWDTPGLVSWNSFPSGNNGVNLQSKLNSATWGDANFPLKDGRFTTELQRAKPSNIPFDPTGSG comes from the coding sequence AAAAGCACAAGGAAGTCCCGCCTCGGCAAGGCCGCCCTCGTCGCCGTCAGCGCGGGCGCGCTGACCGTCGGCCTGACGGGCAGCTCGTCCGCCGGGGTGCTGACCCCGTTGCCCGTGGGAACCACTTCGTTCCAGCAGACGTTCATGCCGCTCTTCGACTACGACTCCAACAGCTGCTTCCCCGCGGCCGCCATCGACCGCGACGGCAACCTCAACGGCGGCCTCGACGACAGCGGACCCGTCACGGGTCAGTGCCGCAGCAACCACCTCGGCAAGGCCAACACGTACTCGCGCGTCAAGTGCAACAACGGCTGGTGCGGGATCGTCTACACCCTGTACTTCGAGAAGGACATGAGCTGCGCCGGCTGCACCCCCACGTCGCACCGTCACGACTGGGAGTCCGTCGTGGTCTGGGTGAAACAGGGCGTGGACTTCCCCGACTACGTGTCCGTGTCCGCCCACGGCCAGTACACGACCAAGCCGTACTACGACGTCGAGAGGGACGGCAAGCGCGCCAAGGCCGTCTACCACAAGGAAGGCGGCAGCACCCACTCGATGCGCTTCGCCAAGGCCGGGGAGCGGGCGGAAGCCTGGGGGGACGGCGGATGGGACACCCCGGGCCTCGTGAGCTGGAACAGCTTCCCGAGCGGCAACAACGGCGTCAACCTCCAGTCGAAGCTGAACAGTGCCACCTGGGGTGACGCCAACTTCCCGCTCAAGGACGGCAGGTTCACCACCGAGCTGCAGCGGGCCAAGCCGTCGAACATCCCCTTCGACCCCACGGGCAGCGGCTGA
- a CDS encoding antibiotic biosynthesis monooxygenase family protein, producing MSIVKINVLTVPAEQRETLEKRFASRAGAVENSDGFEWFELLRPVEGTDDYLVYTRWRDEESFTAWMEGPMKAAHQGGEAKGGERPKPAASGSTLWSFEVVQQTGPPVA from the coding sequence ATGAGCATCGTCAAGATCAACGTCCTGACCGTCCCGGCCGAGCAGCGGGAAACCCTCGAGAAGCGCTTCGCCTCCCGCGCGGGTGCCGTCGAGAACTCCGACGGCTTCGAGTGGTTCGAGCTCCTCCGCCCCGTGGAGGGCACTGACGACTACCTGGTCTACACGCGGTGGCGTGACGAGGAGTCCTTCACCGCCTGGATGGAAGGCCCCATGAAGGCGGCCCACCAGGGCGGCGAGGCAAAGGGCGGCGAGCGTCCCAAGCCCGCGGCGAGCGGGTCCACACTGTGGTCGTTCGAAGTCGTGCAGCAGACCGGACCGCCGGTCGCGTAA
- a CDS encoding ABC transporter substrate-binding protein yields the protein MDKFRRKLRRRVVTAVSAVSALGLVVGCGGSDGGGTGGGKKDGKVTITMGLFGVMGFKETGLLDKYMKENPNVTIKADIAGDEQTYYTALQTHLAAGSGLKDIQGIEIGRAKELSDTQKDKFVDLAGVAGTDHFLPWKQSQVTASDKKVIGLGTDIGPMAVCYRKDLFEQAGLPTDRDEVAKLWEGDWSKYVSTGKRFKQKSKADKVAFMDSSSGLFNAMIYGNSQQFYDKDGELIYGSNPVVKDAWKLASEAATSDLTAKLRQFQPGWDPGLANSTFATTVCPAWMLAHISEKAGPKNKGKWDVAKAPKGANWGGAFLGVMEKSPVKKEAQDLVAWLTAPEQQAYLFKKIGNFPSSQTALEMPEVVDAKSDYFSGAPIGKIFGAAAQEIPDEQVLGRKDGTIKDIFSQGLTLIEAQNKSPNEAWKTTDKRIEKAAG from the coding sequence ATGGACAAGTTCCGAAGGAAGTTGCGCAGGAGAGTTGTGACCGCCGTATCGGCCGTGTCAGCTCTCGGGCTGGTCGTGGGCTGTGGGGGCAGCGACGGAGGAGGCACGGGCGGGGGCAAGAAGGACGGCAAGGTCACCATCACCATGGGCCTGTTCGGCGTCATGGGCTTCAAGGAGACCGGGCTGCTCGACAAGTACATGAAGGAAAACCCGAATGTCACCATCAAGGCGGACATAGCGGGTGACGAGCAGACCTACTACACAGCACTGCAGACCCACCTGGCCGCCGGCAGCGGGTTGAAGGACATCCAGGGCATAGAGATCGGCCGGGCCAAGGAACTGTCCGACACGCAGAAGGACAAGTTCGTCGACCTGGCCGGGGTGGCCGGGACGGACCACTTCCTTCCGTGGAAGCAGAGTCAGGTCACCGCCTCGGACAAGAAGGTCATCGGCCTCGGCACCGACATCGGCCCGATGGCCGTCTGCTACCGCAAGGACCTCTTCGAGCAGGCCGGCCTGCCCACCGACCGCGACGAGGTCGCCAAGCTGTGGGAGGGCGACTGGTCGAAGTACGTATCCACGGGCAAGCGGTTCAAGCAGAAGTCCAAGGCCGACAAGGTCGCCTTCATGGACAGCTCCAGCGGGCTCTTCAACGCCATGATCTACGGCAACTCGCAGCAGTTCTACGACAAGGACGGCGAGCTGATCTACGGCTCCAACCCCGTCGTGAAGGACGCGTGGAAGCTGGCCTCCGAGGCGGCCACCTCCGATCTGACCGCGAAGCTCCGCCAGTTCCAGCCCGGCTGGGACCCGGGCCTGGCCAACAGCACCTTCGCCACCACCGTCTGCCCGGCGTGGATGCTCGCGCACATCAGCGAGAAGGCGGGCCCGAAGAACAAGGGCAAGTGGGACGTGGCCAAGGCGCCCAAGGGCGCCAACTGGGGCGGAGCGTTCCTCGGCGTGATGGAGAAGAGCCCCGTCAAGAAGGAAGCGCAGGATCTCGTCGCCTGGCTCACCGCCCCTGAGCAGCAGGCGTACCTCTTCAAGAAGATCGGCAACTTCCCCTCGTCACAGACGGCGTTGGAGATGCCCGAAGTCGTCGACGCCAAGTCGGACTACTTCAGTGGCGCACCCATCGGGAAGATCTTCGGCGCAGCGGCCCAGGAGATCCCCGACGAGCAGGTGCTCGGCCGCAAGGACGGCACGATCAAGGACATCTTCTCGCAGGGTCTGACCTTGATCGAGGCGCAGAACAAGAGCCCGAACGAGGCGTGGAAGACCACTGACAAGCGCATCGAGAAGGCCGCCGGCTGA
- a CDS encoding PPOX class F420-dependent oxidoreductase, with translation MSQGPAPRPLSDEALSDLLGKQQFGTLATVKRNGRPHLTTMLYSWDGEARVLRFSTTADRIKVKHLRHDPHAALHVQGGDVWSFAVAEGEAEVSEITKAPGDAVGRELLGMIPQAAKPEDEDAFLEQLVTERRVVVRLKVDRLYGTALDIDG, from the coding sequence ATGAGTCAAGGTCCGGCACCTCGCCCGCTGTCCGACGAAGCCCTCTCCGACCTGCTCGGCAAGCAGCAGTTCGGCACGCTCGCCACTGTCAAGCGCAACGGCCGCCCTCACCTGACCACCATGCTCTACAGCTGGGACGGGGAGGCCCGCGTGCTGCGGTTCTCGACGACCGCCGACCGCATCAAGGTCAAGCACCTGCGGCACGACCCGCATGCGGCGCTGCATGTGCAGGGCGGCGACGTGTGGTCGTTCGCCGTCGCCGAGGGCGAGGCGGAGGTCTCCGAGATCACGAAGGCCCCAGGTGACGCGGTCGGACGGGAACTGCTCGGGATGATCCCGCAAGCGGCGAAGCCGGAGGACGAAGACGCGTTCCTGGAGCAGTTGGTCACCGAACGCCGAGTGGTCGTCCGGTTGAAGGTGGACAGGCTGTACGGAACGGCGCTGGACATCGACGGATAG